The sequence TCATCTTGGAAATCGTCGAAGCGGCGACTTCCTCGTATACTCCGCCGATTTCTCCGGCCAGAACAACGGCCTTGGTCTCGGGGTCGCGCTCGAAAAGGTCGAGGATATCATTGAACGTACTACCGAGAATGGGATCACCGCCGAGTCCAACACAGGTGGTTTCGCCGTAGCCGGAGCGAGTCAGCGTGTCGGCCAAGTAGTAGGTGATGGAGCCTGAGCGCGATACGGTGCCGACGCGGCCGCGTTTGAACGCAAGCGGGGGGATGATTCCGATATTGGCGCGTCCCGGAGAAATCACGCCGGCGGTGTTGCCGCCCAGGATGAGCGCGCCGTGTCGCTTGGCTTCGCGGCGTACCATCATCATGTCGGCGATCGGAATGTGTTCGGGAACGACAACCACCGTGCGAATTCCCGCGTGAACGGCTTCGATCACGGCGTTCTTCACGGCCGGAGCGGGAAGGAAAACGACCGACGTGTCGGCCTGATGATTGGCCACGCATTCGGCCACCGTGTCATAGACGGGGAGATCGTGAACGGTCTGTCCGCCTTTGCCGGGCGAAGTGCCGGCGACAATGCGCGTGCCGTAGGATTTCATTTCCCCCGTATGAAACTTGCCCGCGCCGCCGGTGATGCCCTGCACGATCACGCGGCTGTTTTCGTCAATGAGAATAGCCATTGCTGAGAAATGAATGGTGGGAGCGTTTAGAACACGTAGTCAAGCTGGATGCGGAACGATAGACGATCCTGCGAGGCATTATCGCCGGTGTACTCGCGGCCCGGTTGGATTTCCGGATACTCGTTGCTGTTGCGTGGCTGTATCCACGTCTTGGGATGCGAGCTTTCTCCCGTCAGCTTGAAACGGACGGACAGCGCATCGGACAGACGATTGGAGATCGAGAACCACCAGCGGGCAGCCTTGTCATCCAGAACCACGAACTCGCTGTCCTCGAAATTCCAGAGAAATCCATCGTAGACGAGCCACGCTCCGCGGACCTTGAGGCGCGGCGAGAAGTAGTGGGTGAGTTCCACGCCCATCGCTTCGCTGGGTGACAGTGTCTGTCCGTCGAGCGGCGATTCGCCCGTAGGATCGGTCTCACCGACGAGTCGAGGTCGGGGAGTGAAACGCGTGTAACCGCTTGCGTAGAGTAGCTGCAGGTTGTCGTAGCGGGACAGGCGGAACTCGAAATTAATCCGGTTTTCGTAGGTTTGGAATCCGGTTTCCTTCTCGGGATTGTAGTTCCAGCGGCCCTGGAGTTTCTGACGCAGGCGGATTACGACGGGCCAGAGGGGACGATAGGTGATCTTCGCCACCCAGCGATAGTAGTCGGCCTGATCGGCCACGCGCGTCCAATTGTCGAGTTCTCCGACAACCAACAGCGGCCGCGAAACCTGATAGCGGGTCTCGAGATACATTCCCCGTTCCGCTTGAGGAGTTGCGGAGTGGCGGTGAACCTGAGCGAAGATCGGATTACTGAGATAGAATTCGTCCTCAAACGTCGTGCCCTTAAAACGCTGGTAATTGGCGTAGCCGCGAGAATAGGGATTGTCGTAACCGATGTCGTAATCGCGATAGAGGGCAAGAACGGTGAGCGAATTCCACTGTGCGTGTACCGAGGCGACAAGACCATGCGGATCATCGCCAATTTGCAGATACGATCCGGTACGCTCGAGTTCGGCGTACTCGAACTGGAACGTATAGTTGTTGACCACGGTCATGAGGTCAAGGCCGTATACGCGGCGGACGGATCTGGAATCGCCCCAGATTTTGGATGAAGCGGACGAGCGATAGGAATTCAGAATCTCCGAGTTCATAACGTCGGCGATCTCATCACGCTCGGTGGGATCAATGATCGAGAAGATCTCGACCGTCGTGTCACGACCGGCGCTACCCGAGTCGGTGCGCGCGGCAAACGAGAAACTCTCGCCGATTCCCGCCTTGAGTTCGCGGTCGTACATAAACTGCGTGGCGGTCAGACCGATCGAGGTTCCCGCCCACGGGCGAACGGCAATCTCGCCTCCCAAGCCGACTTCCGTCACGGCGTCGAGCATGGATTGCTTGCCCTCGAATTCCGGGACGTAGACGGTATCTTCATTGCCGAGTTTCTGCCAAGATGGATAGATATCGTCATCCGTGCGGGGAACGATGGTGATGAGACGGTTCAGAGAAAGGTCGGGATTGAGGATCGCGTCCTTTTTCTCGTTGGAGAAGAAACCGATTGCCTTGAACGGTCCGGCAGACGATTCGAAAGCCGCTCCGCGAAGGGTGAATTCCTGCGAGCGCGACAGATCGGGCGCGATTCCGGTGATGCGCTTGTCGAATCCGAATCCCGAGTAACGGGGACTGAAGTAATCGCCGCTTTCCATCGCCACGCCTTGACCCAAAGAAACCTGATAGTTTCCGATATAGGCGCGGTCAATACGGACCGGGCCGAATTGCTGTTTTTCGACGCCACCGAACCATTTGAGTTCCGGAATCTTCACCGGATCGGTGGAGGCATAGATCGTTTTCTCACCGAGATTACGGTGCCAGAGAAATCCGGCCTTGTAATCACGATCGTAGGTCAGACGAAGTTTGTGGCTGGCATCGGGAATGGGATCCACGAGCACACCCGGATCCACGGCGAGCTCTTCGTCGGCGAAAAACGGCGTATTATAAGCACGGAACGTGTACGAACCGTGCACCCGGCGACGAATCTGACGGCTATCGTAACCCAGATAAGTGCGGGCGTTGCGATAGCCCCAACTGGATAGCCCGGGAACGGCGCGCAAGTCGCGCGTACTACGAATTCCTCCCTGCCGCTGCACCTGCCGATAGATGGAGACGGCGTCGGCGGGCGAGACGTTCTGTAAATCCATGAGATCGTCGAGCGTGGCTTCGTTGACGTTGAGCGGTTCCATGAGCCGGTCAATCCACTCGTCAACAAGTCCGACGTTGGTGCCTTCCTCGGTGCCGAGTTGCTCGATACGATAATAAGCGTCTTCGATGCGCTCGATACGCTCATCGGCGGGGCGGGGCGGATCCACGCGAACGAGATCGCGCAGGCGAGCTTGAGTTTCGGCGTCAAACTCGGGAAGCTCGTGGAGCTCGTAGATGTTGTCGAACGGGCCCTCGTAAAGAAGGCGTTGCCAGATCGCGTCCGCCTGTTTTTCGG is a genomic window of bacterium containing:
- the sucD gene encoding succinate--CoA ligase subunit alpha, with the translated sequence MAILIDENSRVIVQGITGGAGKFHTGEMKSYGTRIVAGTSPGKGGQTVHDLPVYDTVAECVANHQADTSVVFLPAPAVKNAVIEAVHAGIRTVVVVPEHIPIADMMMVRREAKRHGALILGGNTAGVISPGRANIGIIPPLAFKRGRVGTVSRSGSITYYLADTLTRSGYGETTCVGLGGDPILGSTFNDILDLFERDPETKAVVLAGEIGGVYEEVAASTISKMKKPVVAIIGGLHAPPGKRMGHAGAIVEGDMGTAQSKLKALESAGAHVAKTFTDIPQILGKLGV